The genomic DNA ATCCCCACATGCGTATTCAGTGGATAAAAAGGGCGGAGCATCCTACTAATAGGCATTTTGGGCAAATCCGCCCAAATGATGGTTATTTTGGTTTTTCTATCATTCCTCCGGCCATATGAGAATTATGATAAATTTAGAGAGACAAAAATAGGTATTTGGATTATAGATGAGCAAGGCCGTGCCTTTATTCACAGATGAAAAAATAGATTAAGTTGTGTACTGTGTTTATTACTTGTATAATCGTAGAAGCATTCAACACTTTATTGTCGAAATATAAAGTGTTATGACCTGTACAAGTCAAGATTTCTTAGGAAGAGGTGAAATGTTAAGATTAAAATGCAAGATGTTTATAAAAATCAGAGAGGTTTATTAGAAGAACATTAACAGAAGATAAAAAAAAAATCCAAGTAAAGATTATCCATAAATTCGTATATCTTCTGGTGACAAGTAATATAATCAATTTTTTAAACATTGGGGAGGTAAAAATGATACTCCCTCCGTtcctcccaattgttatcgtttctgggaGAGTGTCCGACATGCATTTTAAGATGAAGAGAAAGTATGGTTctttaactttttttaaaatttttattttttttgaataaaagtttagacattctatttttattcagaaaaagaaattttttaaaaaaaattataaaactatactttgtattcatcttaaaatacgtgtcggacacttttccagaaacgataacaattgggagggtCGGAGGGAGTATGTAGATTGGAATTAACTAACCAAAATTTGCTAGATAAAAAAATACACAGCAGAGACAACAATTTCCTTTGATCTCAACGACATTGTAGACAACAGGCCAGCTTTGGACAATCAAGTAGccaaaaactttgtttctctcaGCATTTCATAAGTATCAACACTGCTTTCTCGTCCAAATTTACTGTAATCAATGGCCTCTTCTTCAGTTCTGTGCACCGCTTCAGTTCCTCAGCTGCTTGCAAGTTCTAAACTGAAACCATGCCAAATCAGTAATATCTCGTATCGTCTCTGTTCGACTTCAAAGCTTCCTTCCTCTTCATCGGTATCTCCTTCAATATCTTCATCCTTATATAGATTAAATTTAAGTATATGTAATATCAATCTCAAACTAGTTTGATCAAAGTATGATCATCATATTTAAAAGTAAAATAGTTGTAATGTGAACTCCTAATGACGTTTGTTGTAGCTCCTGGGTTTTGCATTATTGAAGATCACACTAATTCACATCAGTTCTTAACGACTTGTACTTGCTTAAATCGTGAAATATAGCGAATAGGTGTGTGTTAGGATGATGATCAGAGCTACTTCTTGCTTGTTAACTGATAACGATAAACAAGGCCTCGGAGGAATTGTTTGTGCTGAGAACTAACTGTCTGTATTAGAAGTCGTAGTTCAATAGTTCTTGTGCCTTAATCGAATAATGGTTTAAGTGTCAGGTTGCTGCCAAAAGTTCATCAAATTCTGCAACTGTAACTGACACTAAGATTAGTCCTGACATACTAGCACGAGAATCAGCTATATCAACACTGATCAATGAAGTATCACTCCTTGTCAAGTAAGTAAACATGCTTAAATCTCGTatatgtgtttgtgtgtgtgaTTCTTACGAAATGAATAAAGCTGTTGAGTAGAATGGTAGACTCCAGAGAGATTGTAGAGCTGCAACTGAAGCAGCTTGGATGTGAGCTCGTAATACGTAAGAAGGAAGCTATTCCGAAACCACAACCAGTGCAAGCCCCAGGAGCTGTCACTCCGGCACCCCATTATGTTTTTCCAGCTCAACCCCAGCTAGCCAAACCTAGTACACCTGCTTCTGTTCCCCAGGCTATTACTGCTTCTGCTCCCCCTTCGGCTGCATCATCTCCGTCTCATCCGCCTCTCAAATGCCCCATGGCTGGAACTTTTTACCGGTCTCCAGGTCCTGGTGAACCACCATTTGTCAAGGCAAGCTGGCACTTGTCGTTTCAAAAACCTTTCTCTCTTCACAGTTGCAGGCAAGGCTTTGTGTATAACTCGATAATCTACGGTTTTGTAGGTTGGAGACAAAGTGCAGAAAGGGCAGGTTATCTGCATCATTGAAGCAATGAAACTGATGAATGAGATTGAGGTAAGGACAAGAAGTGCCTATGTTATTCGTATCGTACATCCACTTCCAGTTTGGGATGTAACTTTCTCTTACAGGCTTAAACTGATGAATGAGATCAGTGTTGTTAGTGTTCTTACTCTACCGCGAATCATTTACAGGCTGATCTATCAGGAACTGTAGAACAAATCCTTGTAGAGGACGGAAAGCCAGTTAGCGTGGACTTGGTAACCTCACTCTCTACATTCTCTCACACTGCACACTCTGAAAACACACTTATTTTTGATATGTTCCATTCTTGCAGCCTCTGTTCATCATAGTTCCCTGAGATATCCAGCATACACACTTCTCCAGCACTTTCAGAGTCGCAATTTTCGGACGTATCTCTACATATACAAATTTCTGGAAACATCTCAATCATTGCCTTCATGAGTTCTTGTTAGAAATAAAATGCTCAGTTCAGTTCTCTGTTGCATCCTATATTGGAACACTCTATATAATAGGCAAGAGGAATTCTGTAAAACATGATATTAATGAATTTGCAAGCAACAGCACAAGGCATTCTCGCTAAGTTATCTAGTACAGTGGACTGCCTAAAAAGTTTCTAAGCACCAACAGATAAAAAATGATGATGCTAAATGGATGAAAAATAACAGCATATTCATATCGTCATCAAGAATGTACATGCTCAATAATAATGATAGaaaaaaagaagaatagaaaggGAAATCGACCCTTCTACAAATTCACAACATACATCCCTCACTACTGCTAAAAGGAAGGGACAAAATATTTACCTCAATTTGATGGGTCAAAAGCTTACAACAAAGACTAATCCATACTGATAGCAATGGCGATACACACGTTATGCCATATGTGATACAGAAATGGGAGTACAGCTTCATTATTAGCCAAGATAGCCACTCAAAAGTTTCCCCTTCACCAGAGCTTTCTGGTACCTGACTCTTAATATGTGCTTTGATTTTTCTCTCTAAATGCTATATGTAATTTTCCTTCCTATTCTGTCTTGTCAACCTTTCTTCCCTACTTATCCTATATACTGCACATTTCTTATCTGTATCTATGTGTATCCTGAACTACAATCGCTGCCTAGTTCTAATGTTATAGGCTTTTCTCCCACTGCTTACCGTCCGACCTCCACTTTCCCAATCTTCATCAGATTCAGCGTCATCATCATTCTGGGATACCATACGATTAGATTTTCCAGCTCTTCTGGGTGTAGGATTTCTGGGTGTAGGACGCTTCCTTTTGATATTCGCCGTGTAGGTCGAATAATCAACAGTGTCTTCTCGAAGGGCatttttaaattcctaaaattaataaCATGGCCCAAAAAGAAAAAGCATGATCagaaaaattctaaaaataatattaGCCCAATAGAATGCAGTGCATAGCCAATGAAGAAATACAAGTGAAACTTCTTAAACATGTTGCACCCAAGTACACAAAAACTGGTTGATTCTTACTTGCAAGGTGTCAAAAGTCATCTTAGTGATGTATTCATGTGCTTCCGGTTGTCCAAGCTACAAACCTAATTAAGCATtgcttttattttttttaatatttttttatttacttGACCTAGTCTAATTTGATGTCAGTGCAAAACTGAAGCCAGACATTGCATATTTGCAAGAAAAAGAGATGTTAAGTATGACATGAGCAACATATAACCAAAGTGAATTTATAACATTACCTTCAAACTCCAAATGAAGGGAAAAATATATGCAAGGATTGATTTACTATCATTACATTTTGACCATAATGTATAAGAAAGAAAATTcaagaataacaaagtctgcaacTTGCACTAAACCCTTCAAATAATAAATTAGAAGTGTCAAGATAATCCTTAAGCTTTCATTTAAACAGTATCCACAAGCCAAACACAGACAGTTCTTACGCTAGAAAGAAATAAACCAGTCATTAATACACACAAAAAAAAAACGATCCCGATATTCACAGAGCATGCAAGAACCGATATAAGATGCTTAACATTTTTTGAGTAAGATAGAGTACGTGTTCGGACATGGAAATTGCAAGTATTGCTACTGCGAACCAGGTGACTGATAGATATATAAAGTTAAATTCAAAAGAACACAGCTGAGCAGTTGGGACTTAGTTAAAAAGCATATCAAGAGTATGAAGTAGAGATATTTAAATCAAGGCCTCGTCACCTGATATCTTTGTAACAAATCATTATACGTGCTTGGGAGATCAAGACGTGTTTCACTAATGTTGAAGGGAATATTTTGACGCGAGAGAACATCCCCTGACTTTTGAGATTCATTTGGAGAAAACACCTGGCCAGAAAATGAAACTTCAGATGTTTTACACTTGTACAATGTAGTAAATGAAGTATATACAAGTCAACACTTTTAACTTATTTTACCAAGCAGAAGATGCTACATTCCTGAATTCCTAAACATTATTAGTTATCCTCCATACAATTCATACAAATTGATATCAGAAAAgccggaaactggaaagaagTATTACCTGACATCTAGCATCATCAAGACTAAATACCACTTTTAAGTGCCTTTTCAGCTTCATAAGTAGTTGTAACGCAGAGGCGGCAAGAGAGTAGGCCTGTATAACCCCATAAGTGTTTACACACATTAAAACACACATCCAATTAAATACTTTTAAGATGGAAAAATATAAGATATCAAAAGTGCAGCGAACTATTTAAACAGATGGGATACTTCTGTGGAAAAGACAATAACTAAGAGGCCGTTTGGGTAAACTTAAATTATTACTTCAAGTTATTATATGATCAGataaacaaaattttaaaattatttgaacATTAACGATCCCGTGCATCGCACCGGATTTAAGCTAGTAGATTAAAACCATTACTTTGCAAGTAGCTTCCGACTAACCAAACTTCCTAAACATGTATCAAGTTTGAGCTGGACCAATAATTTTTATGAACATTTACAGAATAGAATAACAACCCATTTGAAGAGTCTTCAATAGTCAAGTGCCTCATTTTCTTAGTAAAGTCTTCAATTGTCAAGTGTCTCATTTTCTTCGACAAATTATTTGTCGGATAGTAGAGGAGTTCTGTTAGAAAGCTCCCGGAAAATAAATGTTCCAAAAATTTCGTCTCTTTAAAAGGAGACAATTCAAGGTTCTCGGCATTAGACTCCATGCaaagataaaaaaaaataatcGGGTCTTCTTCTTGAACATAATTAGCTAAAGATACTGATTGGACGAGTTCAACTTTCATAATTTATACTAGTGAAAAGTGAAAATTTGAATTCAATGATTGTTTGGGTAATTTTGTATTATGATAACTTATGAATTATTATAAatgtaaaataaaaataatttggtAAACTATCCATCAAAATAATGATAAAAActttaatcaaataaaattatcaaaataaaataagcTTTCTAAAAAAGTGCCTCCTACCAACTTTTGACTTTACTCTGTTTACTTAACTTTAGTCAATTTCTGACTTTTTATACAAACATAGTACATTTTTCAGCTTCAATTTCTGCTTAAAGTTGTACACAAACGGACTCTGAGACAGCGTAAGAATGAGTGAATTAGCAAATGTAAGTTATAAAACCTTAAGATACCCTAATCTTAGATTGGAAACTCATGCATGAAACTTTTTTAAGGAAGCGGTCAGGTCATCCAAGATAATATCAAGTATAA from Apium graveolens cultivar Ventura chromosome 5, ASM990537v1, whole genome shotgun sequence includes the following:
- the LOC141661849 gene encoding biotin carboxyl carrier protein of acetyl-CoA carboxylase 2, chloroplastic-like; translation: MASSSVLCTASVPQLLASSKLKPCQISNISYRLCSTSKLPSSSSVAAKSSSNSATVTDTKISPDILARESAISTLINEVSLLVKMVDSREIVELQLKQLGCELVIRKKEAIPKPQPVQAPGAVTPAPHYVFPAQPQLAKPSTPASVPQAITASAPPSAASSPSHPPLKCPMAGTFYRSPGPGEPPFVKVGDKVQKGQVICIIEAMKLMNEIEADLSGTVEQILVEDGKPVSVDLVTSLSTFSHTAHSENTLIFDMFHSCSLCSS